TAGCATGGCTCGGTGGATCTTCCATTCATACAAGCCGCACTTCCGGAGGTATCGGAGGAACTTTGGGGCCCCAGGGAACAGCACGTTGTCAGCCAAAATCATCGACCCTTTTCCCATCAGACCGCATCCCTCCAGGGCCTGGAACAAACAGACAGGTGGGAGCAAGGTACATTATCTATCAACTTTCAGCTGAATTAATAAAGTACCACACATTTTTGTGGTAAACTTGTTCATTTAGCTTCAACAGAGTTAAAAGTGTTGTGTTGGGGAACCAAACTCTGGCTTATAGAGGCAACTTTACACTCATATTCATTAGGTCGAAAAGTAATAAGTGTATTCAAATTTGAATTGAGATGTTCAGAAGAGTGAGACGAAAATCTAATTCCTATCTGAAATACGTCTATAATAATCTACTACCTGCAGGTCAGGGAGGTAGCATTTCTTCCAGTGGTCCATGAAGACAAAATCCAGCCTCTCCAAGTTGTAGTCAGACCGCAGCCGAGGAATTACCTCATCAGATGGATTCACAATGAGCTCCACCTGAAGAAATAAAGAGGTTATCCAGAGCATAAAGTTCATATAAAATGGTACTTTGTGAGGGCTTaacatttttctgctgtctcaCCGTGTCATCATCAAATCCTGCCAAACGGATAATTTTCTCAGCGATGGCAGCATTTCTTTGGTCCATCTCGATGCTGTAGAGCCGAGCCCCCAGAGGCAGAGCCCGGGCGATTCTCACTGTGCTGTATCCACAATGAGCACCCAGCTCCAGCACTGTCAAAGGGCTTTGCTCCATTAGCAGTCGGTCCAGGATTTTGCCTAAAAAATCCAGAATTCAGAATTTCTTTCCATATTAACTTGTACCTACGGAAGTAAACAGGTTGTTCACCTTTTCTAGGCCCAATGTTGCTGATGAACTCCACCTTGCTGCACCAGTAATCAAATGCGTCAAGGATGCTGTCGGGGTCTCCAGGGGTGGAATTGGTCAGAACATACTGGAACGCACGCTCCTCGCGGCTCAAACCAGTAACACAGTCCCTCCAAATCCTAACCAGGACCGCCCGATAGAACAGCACAAAGAAGTAGCGGTACTTGATTATCAGTGTCAGCAGAAGGGGGACAAAGGCCAAAGCAATGGCAGGGGACACCATCCTTGAATAGAAAAAAACCCACagatatatacattttgttaGAAGTGTCATGCAATCTCATGGACCTGGATGCCAAATAAGTACTGTTAGTTAGGATTTAACAAAAAGTTCAATGAGACTTTTGTGATAAAAGTGGAACTGTTTAAACCCACTCTCTAAAAACTATTTGGTTATTTCACTGACCAAAATTCTGGGTTTATACTGTAAGTGGAGGAGGTTTAACCAAACATTGGGTCAAAAACATTGATTGTCAATCAACCTCTTCCTCAGGATGAAATAGGAATTGgtctgtcattttctaccacttattccatagtgggtcgtgggggagctggtgcctctccagcatctccagcagtctatgggcgagaggcggggtacaccctggacaggtcgccagtccatcgcagggcaacacacaaaaaaccacacattcattcacacacctaagggcaatttagagtgaccaattaacctaactggcatgtctttggactgtgggaggaagccagagtacctggtgagaacccatgcatgcacagggagaacatgcaaactccatgcagaaagacccctggctgggaattgaacccaggaccttcttgctgcaaggcaacagtgctaccaactgcaccaccatgcagccctacaGGAAGTGGTAAGAAAGTAAAACATGCCTGTATAATTATGTTAATATCAGTGGATTGTGTGAAGGACTTCAGTTCATTCTGGAGGATATGTTTTTCCCCTTAGGCCAACATTAGCcttttacctgttagcagttagaTCAAGTAAGTGCTAGCTTTAACAACATTCAAACTTTGACCAGAAAATCAATATAGACAAGAAATATTTAACATACTGTCTATTGAgtaggaattttttttttcacattcaaCTGTTTATAGGTTTTCTTTGAAATCATGAGGCCATTAATATTCCATCTTTCATTcttggctgcatggtggtgtaGTTGTTTCTACTGTTAAaatcctgggtttgaatcctggccaAGGCCTTGCGGTGTGGTTTTACATGTTCTGCCTATGCATGCATTAGTTCTTTCAgggtactctggtttcctctCACAGTCTAAAACTATGCATGTTAGGTGTTTTGGTACCTCTAAAAAGTGTGCAAGTTTTTGCAACCAATAATTTAACAGTGGCCAATAACATAATATCTGCATAGAAGAAAATAACTGTGGCCATTTTATGTTTAACAAAGCCAATTACCTTATAAACAGGCCAATAACAACTTCTTTTGCCAACAGTGTAATAACCTATGTTATTGGCATAGCATTtaataaaatccttttaaagTATACCTGCATAAAACATGTCGGTTGCAAGACCACTTTTCTTTTCCTGAATTCTAGCATATTCCACTAAGTGCTCACTAAGCTGAGGATCAGTTGCACGGAGTTTGTTGCAGTTGTGTGGAAATGGCAAACTCCACACCGctgcaaaatgcaaaaaaggtgCAAACACCAAAAAGGTGTCTCTTTGTTTCCTGTTTATAGCCTGCCTGTCTCCCACTTGTCATTAGAGATAAGCACCAGTCACGACCCAGTAAGGATTAAGTATaaaaatggatagatggatcaTTTATGCAAATATTACCTGTTTAGTAGTCCAGGTTTAGGAGTATTCTTTACTACCTGCTTTTTCAGTATTCTTAACCATAAGACATTAATCATATTAACCTATTATTTGGCTGAAGACCTAACATCAGGACTTGATCAGTCTGTTTTTGGACCTCCTGCCCTTTACTCAAAACTGGGTTGTTTTTAACTCTGTAGTTTTTAAAGTGTAAATACAACAATCATTTTATGAAGACTGATCAATGGGACTCGTAGTTTTGAGTTTAATTCATAAATTCATGCCATTTCATATTTCTGTCCTGCTTCAATGAGAACTGGAAGGATCAACTTCAGAGAGAAAACCCATGTTTTAGAAGCTCGGTATTTTTTCTAAACCTATGGTCTTTCAATCACAAAGCTATCAATTTGAGTAAACACATGATTATGTTGGAATGTTTTTCCGTTTATAATATGCCCTTTCTTACATTGTTGCCTTAACGTGCAAAGCTCCATATGGATCAAAGCCTTTGAGACACATTATCACTAGTGTCCACTCTGAAGTCGTTCAGAATCAATCAATATGAAAATAAAGTGTTCCACCATTGTCAGCATACCTCACAAGCTCTCGCTGTCAAACAAAACCTGtctgaatgaaaaaaaacaagaaaaactcacCTGTTTTCTAATGAACAGCAACACTTAACTAAACAGAGGTGAAAAGAAGCAGTCCAGCTGAGACCAGAGCATGAGAGAAGTGTGTCTATATCCGAGAAGCTCAGGGGCTCTGCAGTGTGAATAATTCATGCATCACGTGGATGAGAAAACATGTATACCGTGATTATCTGCAGTTATTTTAACAATAACagtaacataaagttaaaacatcagtttgtctAAATTGTAAAATGTAATCTGTAAGTTCCTCATTTGGCAGTAATGAAAGCAGAGCAAAACTTCACTATGTGAAGAAGCAGACGGTGATACTGATGGAGGCTGCATGAAACCGATACATCAAGTTAACATCAACAGGTGTGTTCCTATGGAGTCCAATTTCTGTCTTCACTGAGTCATGGGGGACATTTCCAGAAAAGGATGGTCAGAACCTTATGCACCCCTATAACAAGAAATGTAATACAataatatgtttatttaaatatagaaggaaatatttaaaaaaaaacagtagaaCTATGTGAGGTACAAAAGAGCAGTACCAATTGAGAATTTCTTATTCATGTGGACGTTGTTCgtgtcattttaaatattttaactgtGCAAACTATAGAAaaagaaatagtaaaaaaaattgtaagaaaaatataaatttaattaCAGATTGTTTCACTGCAAACAAGTTTCAATTTCTACTAAAAATGCTCACTGTGTTAGtgataattttattaaattacaatTTCTTTTCATGCATGCCCACAAAAACCCACAAGCATTACCCTTGTAGGTATATGCTCAATGTGAAATAAGAGACTTTCCTGACATTGCGTCAACATCACTGCTTGTGTAACTTTACCAGAATTGTGCTGCAACACCCAACAAGCAGAAAAGCagttattttcagttttctgaaaaaaagaataaaattaacAACCATTTTGTCAATATGGTGGATTATTGTAACTTACTTAGGCTGTGTACCACTGCAAACTTACCACACTGCATGTATGTGTTTTCATTCTTCAACCTTTTGTACATGAATTACAGTTTCACttgtttcagtgttttcagTCATCTTTAgcaatgaagaaaaataaatacatttttttatgtacttTTCCAAGACTTTTTACCAAGTCCACCTAGGTGGTAAACATGCATTTAGAATTTGAAATTGtacaagaaaagtaaaaaaatactaCCATATCAAGAGAAAACTACAAAAGTGGGTTCATAATTTAcaattttgtaaaattgttcagtgaaaagaaataaatgtatttgttccTGACTTAGTAGCCTCTTCTCTGTTTATGCTCCTGCCTTGCCCCGCCCCATTCAGGGAATCATGAATGAGTTCAGTTATCATggataaacacaaaaacaagactTCCACACTAAAAGCGTATTTTTGTGCGCTTCCAGATGTCTAAAGTTTTGTGTGTTGTCAGTCAGCTTTGTCAGGTGATGCAACCTCAGCATCGACAGCTACTTTAACTACTTTAGCATCCTTACATGTCAGGGCATCCGCAGCTCCATTGTCTCTTCATCTAGCATCCTAGTTTATCTGAGACAAATTCATGAGCACTATTTCTAGCACCATACTTATTCAACTTAGATATAACCAACACTTCCCAGAGTGATGGCATCTACTGTATTTCTGCCTTGTTACAAAGAGAAGCAGTAATGCAAACAATCGCTAACTAAATAGCGAAACAAATATGTCATGGTTACAAAAAATTGTAGAATACAgtctaataataaaaataagcttTTACTGCAGAAACTGCTGTTGAAATATTTTCAAGATCAACTAAAAGGCCAGTGAGGCATGATATCCACTTTAATGCACATTAGATGAATTGTAAATTTCTCAGAGTATAAAATCAACACTTAAGAATTTTTACTATTATATTATTCCTTAGTAGTAAACTTTTGTTACTTTTAAGGGTTTCATACAACTTATGCAGTCTGCCTAAAGGTCGAAGTGTATGACACACTAAAGTCCAAAAAGAGGCTTTTATatgcagtgccttgcgaaagtattcggccccctagaactggtcaacctcttgccacatttcaggcttcaaacataaagatataaaattcaaattttttgtgaagaatcaacaacaagtgggacacaatcgtgaagtggaaagaaatttaTTGggtgtgtcaaacttttttaacaaataaaaaactgaaaagtggggcgtgtaatattattcgtcctctttactttcagtgcagcaaactctgaatgatccaatgttgtcccaaatgactgatgatgataaatagaatccacctgtgtgtaatcaagtctccgtataaatgcacctgctctgtgatagtcttagggttctgttcaaagcgcagagagcatcatgaagaccaaggaacacaccagacaggtccaagatactgttgtggagaagtttaaagtcggATTTGGAtccaaaaagatttcccaagctttaaacatcccaaggagcactgtgcaaacaatcatattgaaatggaaggagaatcagaccactacaaatctaccaagacccggccgtccctctaaactttcatcccgaacaaggagaaaactgatcagagatgcagccaagaggcccatgatcactctggatgaactgcagagatctacagctgaggtgggagagtctgtccataggacaacaatcagtcgtacactgcacaaatctggccattatggaagagtggcaagaagaaagccatttctcaaagatatccataaaaagtcttgtttaaagtttaccacaagccacctgggagacacaccaaacatgtggaagaaggtgctctggtcagatgaaaccaaaatcaaactgtttggccacaatgcaaaacgatatgtttggcgtaaaagcaacacagctcatcaccctgaacacaccatccccactgtcaaacatggtggtggcagcatcatggtttgggcctgcttttcatcagcagggacagggaagatggtcaaaattgatgggaagatggatggggccaaatacaggaccattctggaagaaaacctgttggagtctgcaagagacctgagactgggacggagatttatcttccaacaagacaatgatccaaaacataaagccaaatctacaatggaatggttcacaaataaacgtatccaggtgttggaatggccaagtcaaagtccagacctgaatccaatcgagaatctgtggaaagagctgaagactgctgttcacgaacgctctccatccaacctcactgagctccagctgttttgcaaggaaggatgggcaagaatttcagtctctcaacgtgcaaaactgatagagacaaaccccaagagacttgcagctataattgcagcaaagggtggcgctacaaagtattaacgcaagggggccgaataatattgcacgccccacttttcagtttttttttttgttaaaaaagtttgacacatccaataaatttcattccacttcatgattgtgtcccacttgttgttgattcttcacaaaaattttaattttatatttttatgtttgaagcctgaaatgtggcaagaagttgaccagttcaagggggaagagtactttcgcaaggcactgtatgtcaaCACCCACACATATAGAATGAAACAGCTTTTATAGTGACTACTATGTATGAAAGGCAGCTTTTTTTTGTGATGTTGCTTAAATATTTACCAACCATAATTTTCAGGAAACTATCGAATGTTAATTATTGACAGCTTGATCCTGATTGTGTTTGTTATATTTGggtgaataaatataaattgtAACCGCTAGTAACATACAGTTACAAGCAGCAACTCTGCAACAAACTAAAATGCCTTATTGTTTACAATTTTGAACAAGGCCTTTTAAGAAGAGTTCTGATGAACTTCTTAAGCTCTTTGACCCCTTGGGTCCACTTAACGAGTCGAGTCAAAACAAGTCTCCCTTCTTCAGCCTGAGCTAGGGCCAGGTACCATCCATCTTGGGGTCTATTCTCCAGCCTTCCTCCtctttttgcctgttttttatcAGTCGTCTCCTCATTTTGCTTCATCTCATCATTTATCTCTGCAAAATCTAAGCCGGGACAAGTACAGCTCCCTCCTTCCTGCAGCCACAAAGCCCCGTGGGCCATTGCGCCTCCAAACTCCTGAGCCCTCTCTGCGGCACCCCCTGCCCACCTCAGGATGCGGCTGCGGGCCACAGGCACCAGCTGACGGTCGCCGCCCACTGTTGACACGCTGTCCAGACGCATCTTTAAGGCTGTGACGTAGAAGGAGAGATTATTATAGTATTGTTCCAAAATGTCACTTCAGACAACCTCTCTATCTCATAGTCTCTCCTGTCAGGTTtttgcagaagaaaaaaatcacattaaaacattttaaaccttcCTAGATAAGAAAGGGAGAAGACTGCTCTGAAAGGCTACTCTTTTGTTACTCACCGTATGGACTGTGGCAGAAGTTTTCCTGGATATCAGACTCTCCTTCAGCAGTCAGACTGCAGGCGTCGCAGATAACACGTCCTGAGGGATGGAAAAGGAAACAGGATTTTACTCTAGTTGTCTGCAGtggggattaaaaaaaaacaacctcatCACCAGAGTGATAGATTCAGTGGTCAACAAAACAGGCAAGGATGATGGAGGAAAAATTTAGatgttaaacatatttaaagaaaaacaaaatcacaaataatACACTCACTGACCACTTTATACTCTAATaggccaatcacatggcagcaactcagtgcatttaggcatgtagacatgaacaagacaatctgctgcatttCAAGCCGAGCATCAGAgcggggaagaaaggtgatttaagtgactttgaacatgacaTGATTGTTGGTGCCATCGGGGCTGGCcagagtatttcagaaactactgatctactgggattttcatgcactaccatctctagggtttacagagaatggtacgaaaatgagaaaatatccagtgagcggcagttctgtgggcgcaaatgtcttgttgataccagaggtcagaggagaatggccagactggttccagctgatagaaaggcaacagtaactcaaataaccactcgtgaCAAACAAGttatgcagaagagcatctctgaacgcacaacatgttgaaccttgaggcagatgggctacagcagcagaagactgcACTGGGTGCCActtctgtcagctaagaacaggaaactgaggctacaattcgcacagactcaccaaaattggacaatagaagattggaaaaaggTGCCTGGTCcaatgagtctcaatttctgctgcgacattcggatgatagggtcagaatttggaatcaacaacatgaaagcatggatccatcctgccttgtatcaacggttcaggctggtggtggtgatgtAATGGTGTAgggaatattttcttggcacactttgggctccttagtaccaactgagcatcgtgtcaatgccacagcgtacctgagtattgttgctgaccatgttcatccctttatgaccacagtgtacccatct
This genomic window from Girardinichthys multiradiatus isolate DD_20200921_A chromosome 18, DD_fGirMul_XY1, whole genome shotgun sequence contains:
- the tomt gene encoding transmembrane O-methyltransferase homolog isoform X2, which codes for MVSPAIALAFVPLLLTLIIKYRYFFVLFYRAVLVRIWRDCVTGLSREERAFQYVLTNSTPGDPDSILDAFDYWCSKVEFISNIGPRKGKILDRLLMEQSPLTVLELGAHCGYSTVRIARALPLGARLYSIEMDQRNAAIAEKIIRLAGFDDDTVELIVNPSDEVIPRLRSDYNLERLDFVFMDHWKKCYLPDLQALEGCGLMGKGSMILADNVLFPGAPKFLRYLRKCGLYEWKIHRAMLEYSKGIRDGMAELVYQGIK
- the tomt gene encoding transmembrane O-methyltransferase homolog isoform X1, which gives rise to MTLLTKCIYLWVFFYSRMVSPAIALAFVPLLLTLIIKYRYFFVLFYRAVLVRIWRDCVTGLSREERAFQYVLTNSTPGDPDSILDAFDYWCSKVEFISNIGPRKGKILDRLLMEQSPLTVLELGAHCGYSTVRIARALPLGARLYSIEMDQRNAAIAEKIIRLAGFDDDTVELIVNPSDEVIPRLRSDYNLERLDFVFMDHWKKCYLPDLQALEGCGLMGKGSMILADNVLFPGAPKFLRYLRKCGLYEWKIHRAMLEYSKGIRDGMAELVYQGIK